The proteins below come from a single Thermotoga sp. KOL6 genomic window:
- a CDS encoding ATP-dependent Clp protease ATP-binding subunit, whose protein sequence is MFNLEEYTEKAQKVMMSIQDIMMRYRQNQLSSEHILLAILEEGNNVGIEILKEINVDIRRLKDEVETFIGKYGVRLPEGTTVSQIFITPDARHVIERAREEARRMGDTKIGTEHLILGMVLSPDSTAFRILSRYGVTPEKVYEAIKHVRSTGKSDEAENVEALARFTEDLTQLARERKLMPVVDREREIRRVIQILSRRTKNNPVLIGDPGVGKTAVVEGLAQRIVEGKVPLFLRNVRILKLDMGRLIAGTRFRGDFEERLKRLLDELKRKKGEVILFIDEVHTVVGAGAAEGALDAANIMKPELTTGEIQIIGATTVEEYRKYIEKDRALERRFQPVLVEEPTVEQTIEILKGLRKTFEEHHGVKITDNALEAAARLSARYITNRFLPDKAVDLIDEAAAYVRLESSYPSEELLKLEEEMRTLEDKINDAVVKGEYEEAARLKIEYQKLKEKYEEMRKTQEKIEPVVDESVVAKVVEQWTGIPVSRIMESEKEKLMKLEELIHQRLVNQEEAVKIVARTIRRARVGIKNPKRPIGVFLFLGPTGVGKTELAKTLADVLFGSEDAMIRLDMSEYMEKHSVARLIGAPPGYVGYEEGGQLTEAVRRRPYSVVLLDEIEKAHPDVFNVLLQVFEDGRLTDGKGNTVDFRNTIIIMTSNIGSEKIVEFSENVRFEIEKELRKTFKPEFLNRIDAVVFFKPLNVDEVKKIVEIMVKQLEDLLKEKKITLELTEKAKEYLAEAGYVPSLGARPLRRIIELELESMIADKMLEGEIQEGDHVIVDADDYGLKLERR, encoded by the coding sequence ATGTTCAATCTAGAAGAGTACACAGAAAAGGCTCAAAAGGTGATGATGAGTATACAAGATATAATGATGCGATACAGACAAAACCAACTTTCTAGTGAACACATTCTGCTTGCGATATTGGAGGAAGGAAACAACGTTGGGATAGAAATCTTGAAAGAGATAAACGTAGATATAAGAAGACTGAAAGACGAAGTTGAAACCTTTATAGGAAAATACGGTGTCAGACTCCCAGAAGGAACCACTGTTTCACAAATTTTCATAACACCCGACGCCAGACATGTCATAGAAAGGGCCAGAGAGGAAGCACGCAGGATGGGCGATACGAAAATAGGTACAGAACACCTCATACTTGGTATGGTCCTCTCTCCGGACTCCACAGCTTTCAGAATACTCTCGAGGTACGGTGTAACTCCAGAAAAGGTTTATGAGGCGATAAAACATGTAAGATCAACAGGAAAATCTGACGAAGCCGAAAATGTGGAAGCGTTGGCACGATTTACTGAGGATCTCACTCAGCTCGCTCGTGAAAGAAAGCTGATGCCTGTCGTAGACCGTGAAAGAGAAATCAGAAGGGTGATACAGATACTTTCTCGCCGAACAAAAAACAATCCCGTCCTCATAGGTGATCCAGGAGTAGGGAAAACAGCCGTTGTCGAAGGATTGGCCCAAAGAATTGTTGAAGGAAAAGTTCCACTCTTTCTGAGAAACGTTAGAATTCTGAAATTAGATATGGGAAGACTCATCGCTGGAACACGATTCAGAGGAGATTTTGAAGAAAGACTCAAGCGGTTGCTTGATGAACTCAAGAGAAAAAAAGGAGAAGTCATTCTTTTCATAGACGAAGTTCATACCGTCGTAGGAGCGGGGGCGGCCGAAGGAGCTCTCGATGCTGCGAATATCATGAAACCAGAGTTGACAACGGGAGAGATACAAATAATAGGCGCTACTACGGTTGAAGAGTACAGAAAATACATAGAGAAAGACAGAGCGCTTGAGAGAAGATTCCAACCGGTTTTAGTGGAAGAACCCACTGTGGAGCAAACGATAGAGATACTGAAAGGGCTCAGAAAAACGTTTGAAGAACACCACGGGGTGAAAATAACAGATAACGCGTTGGAAGCAGCGGCAAGATTGTCAGCTAGATATATAACAAACAGATTTCTTCCGGATAAAGCAGTCGATCTCATAGATGAAGCGGCAGCTTATGTGAGATTGGAGTCATCTTACCCCTCAGAAGAACTTCTGAAACTAGAAGAAGAGATGAGAACGCTAGAGGACAAAATCAACGATGCTGTGGTGAAAGGAGAATACGAGGAAGCAGCAAGATTAAAAATAGAGTATCAAAAATTGAAAGAAAAGTACGAAGAGATGAGAAAAACTCAAGAAAAGATAGAACCAGTAGTCGACGAAAGTGTTGTTGCAAAAGTTGTGGAACAGTGGACTGGAATACCTGTATCCCGTATCATGGAATCTGAAAAAGAAAAACTTATGAAGTTGGAAGAATTGATCCATCAACGATTGGTAAATCAAGAAGAAGCGGTGAAAATTGTAGCACGGACCATCAGACGCGCCAGAGTAGGGATAAAAAATCCGAAGAGACCGATAGGTGTCTTTCTCTTCCTCGGACCCACAGGAGTTGGAAAAACAGAGCTCGCAAAAACGCTCGCGGATGTACTTTTCGGTAGTGAAGATGCGATGATAAGATTGGATATGAGTGAATATATGGAGAAACATTCTGTTGCGAGACTCATCGGAGCCCCTCCTGGATACGTTGGTTACGAAGAGGGAGGCCAACTCACGGAGGCGGTAAGGAGAAGACCTTACAGCGTTGTTTTGCTCGACGAAATAGAAAAAGCTCACCCAGACGTATTCAATGTTCTCCTCCAGGTATTTGAAGATGGACGTTTAACTGATGGAAAAGGTAACACCGTTGATTTCAGAAACACGATAATAATAATGACAAGTAATATTGGTAGCGAAAAAATCGTTGAATTTTCAGAAAATGTTCGATTTGAAATAGAAAAAGAACTCCGAAAGACATTCAAACCGGAATTTCTGAACAGAATAGATGCTGTTGTCTTCTTCAAACCACTTAATGTTGATGAAGTTAAGAAAATTGTGGAAATAATGGTGAAACAACTGGAAGATCTTCTGAAAGAGAAGAAGATCACCCTTGAACTCACCGAAAAAGCCAAGGAATACCTGGCAGAGGCGGGTTACGTCCCGTCTCTTGGTGCAAGACCACTAAGAAGAATCATAGAGTTGGAACTCGAATCTATGATAGCAGATAAAATGTTGGAAGGAGAAATTCAAGAAGGTGATCATGTGATAGTGGACGCTGACGATTACGGCTTGAAATTGGAGAGGAGGTGA
- a CDS encoding DUF1844 domain-containing protein — protein sequence MEEKKEKLTLKDLILLFFNTISARCWARLGLTRDEYGDYYQDLDEARLGIDTLDAVFGKIKDLVDEETRREMEGILSTLKLNYFHQYQKKKKEKEKI from the coding sequence ATGGAAGAAAAGAAAGAAAAGCTCACCTTGAAGGATCTTATCCTCCTCTTTTTCAACACCATTAGCGCAAGATGCTGGGCAAGATTGGGACTAACGAGGGACGAATACGGTGACTACTATCAAGATCTAGACGAGGCACGATTGGGTATAGACACTTTGGACGCGGTATTCGGTAAGATCAAAGATCTCGTAGATGAAGAAACGCGCCGTGAAATGGAAGGTATTTTGTCCACTTTGAAGTTAAACTATTTCCATCAATACCAGAAAAAGAAGAAGGAGAAAGAAAAAATATGA
- the ispD gene encoding 2-C-methyl-D-erythritol 4-phosphate cytidylyltransferase, with protein MNIAVLLAAGKGERFGGEVPKQFLMIEGKMLFEYPLRTFLESECIDGIVIVTLKDWIDVVKERTSHEKVLGVIEGGNTRTQSVRNALNFLKNISPSYVIIHDSARPFLRKKYVEEVIRKAKETGVATLALKNSDALIRVKNSKVEYVSREGIYRIQTPQAFSYEILKKAHENGGEWFDDTEPAVRRLGVNFSIVEGDSFCFKVTFKSDFELARVIAKEWERIV; from the coding sequence ATGAATATCGCTGTATTGCTTGCTGCTGGGAAAGGTGAAAGATTTGGAGGAGAAGTTCCCAAACAATTTCTCATGATCGAAGGAAAGATGCTCTTTGAGTATCCACTTCGTACTTTTCTGGAAAGTGAATGTATAGACGGTATAGTGATAGTAACTCTCAAAGACTGGATAGATGTTGTGAAAGAGAGAACTTCTCACGAAAAGGTTCTGGGAGTTATAGAGGGAGGAAACACCCGTACTCAAAGCGTTAGAAACGCTCTCAATTTCTTGAAAAATATCTCACCATCGTACGTGATCATACACGACTCTGCACGTCCATTCTTGAGGAAAAAATATGTTGAAGAGGTTATAAGAAAAGCAAAAGAAACTGGGGTGGCAACACTTGCTTTGAAAAATTCAGACGCTTTGATAAGGGTGAAGAATTCGAAGGTTGAGTACGTATCGAGGGAAGGTATCTACAGGATCCAAACACCTCAAGCCTTTTCCTATGAGATTCTCAAAAAAGCACATGAAAACGGAGGGGAATGGTTCGACGATACCGAACCAGCCGTTCGCCGACTTGGAGTGAATTTTTCCATAGTTGAAGGTGACAGTTTCTGTTTCAAAGTAACTTTCAAGAGTGATTTCGAATTGGCGAGGGTTATAGCAAAGGAATGGGAGAGGATAGTATGA
- the hslO gene encoding Hsp33 family molecular chaperone HslO, with protein sequence MIYYGTIFDHKVRFSIVRMKEVVEEARKLHELSYLATVVLGRALIGAALVTPWLGEKERWTLDIEGDGPIRRVVAQSTSEFTVRGYVANPSVELPLNEKGKFDVAGAIGKGVLRVIRDLGLKTPFVSQVPLVSGEIAEDLAYYFTVSEQIPSAFSLGVLVDTTGVKIAGGFAVQIIDKTLENEKVEMIEKNIKNLPYVTKLFQEAEPLDVLERIFGEKVGFVEMAEITYRCDCSKEKAREALLVLDENELEDMIKEGKGEVICKWCSRRYVFSEEELRELFKLKKGNSRS encoded by the coding sequence ATGATTTATTATGGAACGATCTTTGATCACAAAGTGAGATTTTCGATAGTCCGCATGAAAGAGGTTGTAGAAGAAGCGAGGAAACTCCACGAGCTATCCTATCTAGCAACTGTCGTCCTTGGGAGAGCACTCATCGGAGCCGCCTTGGTAACCCCTTGGCTTGGAGAAAAAGAAAGATGGACACTGGACATAGAGGGAGACGGTCCGATAAGAAGAGTAGTTGCTCAATCAACAAGCGAATTTACAGTCAGAGGATACGTAGCCAATCCTTCTGTGGAACTGCCCCTTAATGAAAAAGGAAAATTCGATGTGGCTGGGGCCATTGGAAAAGGTGTCCTTCGAGTGATAAGAGATCTTGGACTGAAAACTCCCTTCGTTTCGCAAGTTCCCTTGGTGAGCGGAGAAATTGCTGAAGATCTGGCTTATTACTTTACCGTGTCTGAGCAGATTCCGTCTGCTTTTTCACTTGGGGTACTTGTTGACACAACAGGTGTAAAAATAGCAGGGGGATTTGCCGTTCAAATCATAGACAAAACGCTCGAAAATGAAAAAGTGGAGATGATTGAAAAGAACATAAAAAACCTGCCTTACGTTACGAAACTTTTCCAAGAAGCAGAACCATTGGATGTTTTGGAAAGAATATTCGGGGAAAAAGTGGGCTTCGTTGAAATGGCAGAAATAACTTATAGATGCGATTGTAGTAAGGAAAAAGCTCGAGAAGCTCTCCTCGTATTGGATGAGAATGAGTTGGAAGACATGATTAAAGAAGGAAAAGGAGAGGTAATTTGTAAATGGTGTAGCAGAAGATACGTCTTTTCCGAGGAAGAGTTAAGGGAGCTTTTCAAGCTCAAGAAAGGCAATTCGCGTTCTTGA
- the alaS gene encoding alanine--tRNA ligase, whose translation MRYMTSEEIREAFLRFFEKKGHKILPSASLIPDDPQLLFTVAGMVPFKPIFWGKVEPVYTRIATCQKCLRTVDIENVGKTPRHHTFFEMLGNFSFGDYFKEEAIEWAWEFLTQVLGVPEEKLWVSVYEEDEEAFRIWNEKIGLPERKILRMGKEDNFWGPAGPTGPCGPDTEIFYDTGYSEGCPDGEECTPANSEGRFVEIWNLVFTEYYQDEKGELHPLSRKNIDTGAGLERFCAMMQGVYSNFDTDLFKPIIERIEDLTSAVYKTDEKKDISIRVIADHIRAITFLISEGIFPSNEGRGYVLRRIIRRAMRHGILLGMNEPFLYKIVDAVVNKMGKIYPEIVQGEKMVKEVLSAEESRFLRTLEQGMRVFDELAEQKGKIESQDAFKLYDTYGLPLELTLEIAKEKGVEIDVKDFDKYMAEQQKKSRLATGNVEFAKRYDYLDELPTSFRVKFTGYEKLEDESEVVLIAKEGRTVEEAYEKDVAEVIFSVTPFYAEKGGQVADTGVAEWKNGKGFVEYVFEASEGIVVHRIKILEGKLRKGEKVILKVDKKRREATMRNHTATHLLHAALRRILGPHVRQAGSLVAPERLRFDFTHYKSLSKEEIMQIENLVNEWIMEAIPVEVRYTSYEEAVKSGVIALFTEKYGDVVRVVEVPGVSKELCGGTHVRNTGQIGLFKILSEESVSSGVRRIEAVTGFEILKLVRDYEFIISHLKEILGSKEDEIVDRVLNLKKKVKELEKKLSQGKISEETVSERRLEDGIRVYYGIFDEVDVRHLGGIADNILKKNRGIVVLFSRFENKVSLVVKVSDELTDKYNASTIARNIAKLLGGSGGGRKNFAQAGGKRPEMIKTVLEQLEDLLR comes from the coding sequence ATGAGATACATGACTTCCGAAGAAATAAGAGAAGCCTTTTTGAGATTTTTCGAGAAAAAAGGTCACAAGATTTTACCCAGTGCCTCTCTCATACCAGATGATCCTCAGCTTTTGTTTACAGTAGCAGGAATGGTCCCTTTTAAACCAATTTTCTGGGGGAAGGTAGAACCCGTTTATACGAGAATAGCCACCTGTCAAAAGTGTCTCAGAACAGTTGATATAGAGAACGTCGGAAAGACACCGAGACACCACACATTCTTCGAGATGCTCGGAAACTTCTCTTTTGGAGATTATTTCAAGGAAGAGGCGATAGAATGGGCGTGGGAATTTCTCACACAGGTGCTCGGTGTCCCTGAAGAGAAACTCTGGGTATCCGTTTACGAAGAAGACGAAGAAGCTTTCAGAATATGGAATGAAAAGATAGGGCTTCCGGAGCGGAAGATATTGAGAATGGGGAAGGAAGATAATTTCTGGGGACCCGCTGGGCCAACAGGACCGTGTGGACCGGACACGGAGATTTTTTACGACACGGGATATTCTGAAGGATGTCCAGATGGTGAAGAATGCACACCTGCGAATTCTGAGGGGCGTTTTGTGGAAATTTGGAATCTCGTCTTCACGGAATACTACCAAGATGAAAAGGGAGAACTGCATCCCTTGTCCAGAAAGAACATAGATACAGGAGCGGGTCTTGAAAGATTCTGCGCCATGATGCAAGGAGTCTACAGCAATTTTGATACTGATCTGTTCAAACCAATAATAGAGCGCATAGAAGATTTAACCAGTGCCGTATACAAGACGGATGAAAAGAAAGATATTTCCATCAGAGTGATTGCAGATCATATCAGAGCTATCACATTCTTGATCAGCGAGGGAATCTTTCCATCTAATGAAGGTCGAGGTTATGTGCTCAGAAGGATCATAAGGCGTGCCATGAGACATGGGATACTTCTTGGAATGAACGAACCGTTCCTCTACAAAATTGTCGATGCAGTTGTGAATAAGATGGGGAAAATCTACCCTGAAATTGTTCAAGGTGAGAAGATGGTGAAAGAAGTTCTTTCGGCGGAAGAAAGTAGATTCTTGAGAACTTTAGAACAAGGGATGAGAGTTTTCGACGAGCTCGCTGAACAAAAGGGGAAAATAGAATCTCAAGATGCGTTCAAATTGTACGATACATACGGTCTCCCTCTGGAGCTGACTCTCGAGATTGCCAAGGAAAAGGGAGTAGAAATTGATGTGAAGGATTTTGACAAATACATGGCGGAACAGCAGAAAAAATCTAGGTTAGCCACGGGAAATGTGGAGTTTGCCAAGAGATACGATTATTTGGATGAACTCCCTACCTCTTTCAGAGTTAAGTTTACTGGATACGAAAAATTAGAAGATGAATCAGAAGTTGTACTCATAGCTAAAGAGGGTAGAACAGTTGAGGAAGCATATGAAAAGGATGTAGCTGAAGTGATATTCTCTGTCACGCCGTTTTATGCAGAAAAAGGAGGACAAGTGGCCGACACTGGAGTTGCCGAGTGGAAAAACGGGAAAGGTTTTGTAGAATACGTTTTCGAAGCTTCAGAAGGGATAGTTGTACACAGGATAAAAATATTGGAGGGGAAATTGCGAAAGGGAGAGAAAGTTATTTTAAAGGTTGATAAGAAGAGAAGGGAAGCTACCATGAGAAACCACACGGCGACTCACCTTCTCCATGCTGCTCTAAGAAGAATCCTCGGGCCTCATGTGAGGCAAGCAGGGTCTTTGGTTGCTCCCGAAAGATTGAGATTCGACTTCACGCATTATAAATCTCTCTCGAAGGAAGAGATAATGCAAATTGAGAATTTGGTTAACGAATGGATCATGGAGGCGATCCCTGTTGAAGTGAGATACACCAGCTATGAAGAGGCTGTAAAATCAGGTGTTATCGCCCTATTCACTGAGAAATACGGCGATGTGGTTAGAGTGGTTGAAGTTCCCGGCGTGAGCAAAGAACTTTGTGGAGGGACCCATGTTAGAAACACAGGGCAGATTGGACTTTTCAAAATCCTATCGGAAGAATCGGTGTCCTCAGGTGTGAGAAGAATAGAAGCAGTAACAGGATTTGAGATCTTGAAGTTGGTGAGAGACTACGAGTTTATAATTTCGCATTTGAAAGAAATTCTCGGAAGCAAAGAAGACGAAATTGTCGATAGGGTTTTGAATCTGAAGAAAAAGGTGAAAGAATTGGAAAAGAAACTATCGCAGGGGAAGATCTCTGAAGAAACTGTTTCTGAAAGACGACTTGAGGATGGAATTCGAGTCTACTATGGCATCTTCGACGAAGTTGACGTAAGACATTTGGGAGGAATAGCAGATAACATATTGAAAAAGAATCGGGGTATAGTCGTTCTGTTCAGTCGATTTGAAAACAAAGTATCACTTGTTGTGAAGGTTTCAGATGAACTCACGGACAAATACAACGCCTCAACAATCGCTCGAAACATAGCAAAACTACTTGGAGGAAGTGGAGGTGGAAGAAAAAATTTTGCTCAAGCTGGCGGAAAACGTCCCGAGATGATCAAAACGGTTTTAGAACAGTTAGAGGACCTCTTGAGGTGA
- the cdsA gene encoding phosphatidate cytidylyltransferase, whose amino-acid sequence MDELKTRTITAIVVAPFVVLCFVSYESLVGLVSAIVILAGYELITLELKDRDSRFFYVILLAVYPILYGIIFKEPFQPFSIVFILGVVSSLASDKNPTQVFKTVASFSIALIYVASFLSFFIPMYRDFGAANALLVLTSTWVFDSFAYFTGLKFGKIRISPHYSPRKSLEGVIGGFLGVLIYTLLYRLIVNNLLSIDVINYKTFLPFAAVVAVADTFGDIFESALKRYYGVKDSGKTLPGHGGMLDRIDGLLFVAPVSYIVFKIFEGVMG is encoded by the coding sequence ATGGATGAATTAAAAACTAGAACGATAACAGCAATAGTTGTTGCTCCGTTCGTTGTTTTGTGTTTTGTGAGTTATGAAAGTCTCGTTGGGCTCGTCTCGGCCATCGTTATACTCGCGGGATATGAATTGATCACACTTGAACTGAAAGATAGAGATTCTAGATTCTTCTATGTTATTCTTTTAGCAGTTTATCCTATTCTGTACGGGATCATTTTTAAAGAACCATTTCAACCATTTTCCATCGTTTTCATATTGGGAGTTGTATCCTCTTTAGCCAGCGATAAGAATCCAACTCAAGTGTTCAAAACAGTAGCATCTTTCTCCATTGCTTTGATATACGTAGCCTCTTTTCTCAGTTTTTTCATACCGATGTATCGTGATTTCGGAGCGGCCAATGCGTTGCTCGTTCTTACATCCACATGGGTATTCGATTCTTTCGCTTATTTTACAGGTCTTAAATTTGGAAAAATAAGAATTTCTCCTCACTACAGTCCAAGGAAGAGTTTAGAGGGTGTTATAGGAGGATTCCTAGGAGTTTTGATTTACACACTTCTATATCGATTGATCGTCAACAATCTGCTATCGATCGATGTAATAAACTACAAAACTTTTCTGCCGTTTGCTGCTGTGGTGGCAGTAGCAGATACTTTCGGTGATATCTTCGAGTCTGCTTTGAAAAGATACTACGGTGTCAAAGATTCGGGGAAAACTCTACCGGGACATGGTGGAATGCTCGACAGGATAGATGGATTGCTCTTTGTTGCACCTGTTAGTTACATAGTTTTCAAAATATTCGAGGGAGTGATGGGATGA
- a CDS encoding isoprenyl transferase codes for MKIPRHVAIIMDGNGRWAKRRGLPRIKGHQRGAQVLHNTVKWSLELGIEYLTAYSFSTENWKRPKEEVEFLMNLFIQMVDREMELLKKERVRVKILGRKKGLPENVLKKWNEVEEKTCNFDRMTLIIAFNYGGRKEILDAVESIIGEVRNGKEVILTEEIFRRYLYLPDVPDPDLIIRTSGEMRLSNFLIWQSAYSELYFTKRLWPDFTKKDFLRAIESYSKRERRFGGLSDG; via the coding sequence TTGAAAATACCGCGTCACGTTGCGATCATAATGGATGGAAATGGAAGATGGGCTAAAAGGAGAGGACTTCCTAGAATAAAAGGGCACCAAAGGGGTGCCCAGGTACTTCACAACACAGTAAAGTGGTCATTGGAACTTGGAATAGAATATCTCACAGCATATTCTTTCTCTACGGAGAATTGGAAACGTCCTAAAGAGGAAGTTGAGTTTCTAATGAATCTATTCATTCAAATGGTAGACCGAGAAATGGAGCTTCTCAAAAAAGAAAGAGTCAGGGTGAAGATACTTGGACGAAAAAAAGGTCTTCCGGAGAACGTGTTGAAAAAGTGGAATGAAGTCGAAGAAAAAACCTGTAACTTCGATAGAATGACTCTCATTATAGCGTTCAATTACGGAGGGAGAAAAGAGATACTAGATGCAGTAGAATCCATAATCGGAGAGGTCAGAAATGGAAAAGAGGTAATTCTCACAGAAGAAATTTTTCGAAGATATCTCTATCTACCGGACGTTCCTGACCCGGATTTGATAATAAGGACTTCTGGAGAGATGAGACTCAGCAATTTCTTGATCTGGCAATCTGCTTACTCAGAGTTGTACTTCACAAAGAGGCTGTGGCCAGATTTTACAAAGAAAGATTTTTTAAGGGCTATAGAGAGTTATTCAAAGCGGGAAAGGCGATTTGGGGGTTTGAGCGATGGATGA
- the frr gene encoding ribosome recycling factor — MVNPFIKEARERMKKTLEKIEEELKKMRTGKPSPAILEEIKVEYYGVPTPINQLATISISEERSLVIKPWDRSVLSLIERAINASDLGLNPINDGNTIRLVFPSPTTEQREKWVKKAKEIVEEGKIAVRNIRREIIKKIKEEQKEGNIPEDDARRLENEIQKLTDEFIKKLDEVFEIKKEEIMEF; from the coding sequence ATGGTGAATCCGTTTATAAAAGAAGCCAGAGAGAGAATGAAGAAAACTTTGGAAAAAATTGAAGAAGAACTTAAAAAAATGAGAACAGGCAAGCCGTCCCCCGCCATTTTGGAAGAGATAAAAGTAGAATACTACGGTGTACCAACGCCCATTAATCAGCTCGCCACGATATCTATTTCCGAGGAAAGATCTCTTGTTATCAAACCCTGGGATAGGAGTGTTTTAAGCCTTATAGAAAGGGCAATAAATGCTTCAGACTTGGGCTTGAATCCCATAAACGATGGTAATACTATCAGACTCGTTTTTCCGTCACCGACCACAGAGCAAAGGGAGAAGTGGGTCAAAAAGGCGAAAGAAATAGTTGAAGAAGGAAAGATAGCTGTCAGAAATATTCGGAGGGAGATAATAAAGAAAATCAAAGAGGAACAAAAGGAAGGGAACATACCGGAAGATGATGCCAGGAGGCTGGAGAACGAGATTCAAAAACTCACAGATGAGTTCATAAAAAAGTTGGATGAGGTTTTTGAAATCAAGAAAGAGGAGATCATGGAATTTTGA